The Deltaproteobacteria bacterium genomic interval GCGCCGAGACGGCTTCCACGGTGATGCAGATGCCGCCGTGCCCCCACGAGACGGCCGACGTCCCGGCCCCGATCACGCTCAGCGCCACGGAGGCGATCCCCGTCGCGACGAGCAGTCCGCTCCGCCGCTTCAGCACGAGCGCGAGCAGCACGCACGCGACGAGCATGAAGCCCGCGCTGAGCGCCCACGAGAAACCGAGCGGGGGGTACTTCTTGGCCAGCGCGAGGAGCGCGCCCCAGCCGGCCGCCCCCGCGATGGGGAGCATGAACTGCGGCAGGCGCGAGGCTTCCCGCACCTCACCCTGGGACCAGACCGGCTCCGAGAGGATCTCCGCCGCGACCCGTCGCATCACCTCCGGCGACGGGGGCGGCGGGGCCGGGAGCTCGCCTAGCAGCGCCCAGAGGCGAATCCCCTCCTCAAGCGTGGCGCGGCACCCCGCGCAGGCTTCCGCGTGGGCCCACGCGGCGCGACGCTCGTCGTGGTCCTCGGGCAGGTTGGCCAGGGCGGTCGCCTGATCCTTGAGGCGCGTGCAAGACATCACACCGCCTCCCTTTCGGCGATGAGCGGGGCCAATCGCTTGCGGAGCTGTTCGTAGGCCCGAAAGGCACGCAGCTTCACCGCACCCTCCGTGGTCCCGAGCAGCTTCGCAATCTCATCGAACGTCATTCCTTCATACCGGTGGAGATGCACGACGACGCGCTGCGACTCCGGCAGTCCCTCGAGCGCGGCCCTGACCTGGGCCGCCTTCTCGGCGTGTTCGAGCGCTGTCGCCGCGTCCAGCTGCGGTGGGTCCGCGGGATCGATGCGCGGCTCGAGGTCCGCAACCCCCGTGCGTTCGGGACGCCGCCCGCGCCGGCGCAGCTCGTCCACGCGCACGCGTGCCGCGATGGTAAAGACCCACGGGCGGACCGGCTCCCCGGTGCGATACTCGGCCCGCGCCCGATGCACCTTGAGAAAGGTGAGCTGCATCAGGTCGTCGGCCACCGCCGGGCTGCCGAAACGGCGCAGAAAGAAGCCGTGCACTCGCGGGCCGAGGCGCGAAAATAGCGCCTCGAACGCTCGTCGGTCTCCTTGTGCATACGCGGCCATGAGGGCCTCGTCCGTCGGCTGATCCTTCACCGTCTACGCTCCGCTTCCGTCCTCCGTTATGGGCGCCGAGCATACTCCCCGCTCAGACGCGCGCCAACCACGGCGCGACAGGGCAGCGCGACAGGGTCCCTGGCGGGGAACGCCTCTCAGACCACGCCGAAGGGGGAGGGGAGCGTCGTGTTGGGGCCGAGGTCGAGATAGCGCTCGATCATCCGTCGGTGGGAGGGGGCGAGCGAGGTGAAGCGCACCGCGGCCAGCTCGTAGCGCTCGTGGCGCCGCGACCGCAGGATCTGCCCGCGCGCGGCGATGAGCACCTCCGAGCCCGGCAGGGTGAACTCGAGCCAGCATTTCTCTCCCTCGATCTCTACTCCCTCCGAGACCTGGGCCAGCACCATCCCCCGGGTGCTGATGTTGGAGGCCTGGCAGAGCACGGCGCGGGAACCGATGCGTTTCCGCACGGCGATGCAGATGCGAGCCCGCTCGGCCTGTCGTCGTTCTTGCGGTGGAAGGGCTAGAGAAGCGCGGAGTGCCATGTCGTGTACTCAGATGTACTACATGTCCTACCCGCGCGCAAAAAATCCGTCCATCCTTCCGGTCGTGTCCGGTCCTGTCCGAACGGGGCCGAGATTCCGTCGCCTTCGCGCATGAGGTACACTGGCGCCCTTCGGTGAGAACGTATCATTTAGACCCTCGTTTCCTTCGGGGCGCGTGCCCATGTCCTTGATGATCTGTCCCGCCTGCCACCGCGAGTTCGATCAGGGCTATCTGAAGTGCCCGTACGACGGCACGCCCCTCGTGGACGCGCGCTCCGCGGCGGCGCACGACCCCTTCATCGGTCGGCAGCTCGCCGGGACCTACCAGCTCGTGCGCCTGCTCGGCATGGGCGGGATGGGCTCGGTCTACGAGGCGCGGCACGTGCGCCTGGACACGGCCTTCGCGGTGAAGCTCCTGCACCCGCAGCTCAGCCTCAACGAGGAGCTCATCGCGCGCTTCCACCGCGAGGCGCGCTCCGCGAGCCAGCTCAAGCATCCTCACATCCTCGAGGTCTTCGACGTCAACAAGACCGAGGACGGCATCCACTACATCATCGAGGAGTATCTCGCCGGTCAGCCGCTCGCCGACCTGCTCGCCGCCGAGCCCGTGCTCCCCGTCGAGCGCGGCGTGGCGATTCTGGTGCAGGTCTGCGACGCCATGGCCGCGGCGCACAAGAAGGGGATCGTGCACCGCGACCTGAAGCCCGAGAACATCTTTCTGGTCGACGATCCGGTGCGGCCGGACTTCGTGAAGGTGCTCGACTTCGGCATCGCGAAGATGCAGCAGGAGGGGGCGAAGCAGCTCACCCAGACCGCGCAGGTGATGGGGACGCCCGACTACATCTCGCCCGAGCAGGCCGCGGACAGCAAGGCCGTGGACGCCCGCAGCGACATCTACTCGACCGGCGTGGTGGTCTACCGCGTTTTCACCGGGCGCCTGCCGTACGAGATCGAAAACCCCATGCTGGCGCTCGAGGCGGTGAAGGTGCAGGACCCGGTGCCGCCGCGTCAGCGTCGCCCCGACCTCCCCGCGCCCATCGAGGCGGTCATCGCGAAGGCCATGGCGCGCAACCCGGCCGACCGCTTCGCCACGATGACCGACCTGCGCCTCGCGCTGCTCGCCGTTCCAACGCAGCTCGGCCTCCACGGCGGCGCGATCCCGCAGACCATGCGGCACACGCCCGTGCCCCGCACGCACGTGAGCGGGCACGGTGCCGCGCGGGCCGACGCCACGGGACCACGGGACAACGTTCCCACCGCGCCGACAGCTCCGGGCGTTCCCCCGGGGCGGACGGGTCCCCCGTGGCCCGACGCGCGCATCACGCCGGGGCGCATGACCCCTGACTTCTCGGGGCAGCTCGGTGCGCGCACGGGGCACGACGCCTCCGCGCGCAAGAAGCCGCCCGTCGCGCTCCTATCCGCCCTGCTCGTGCTCCTCGGCGGCGGAGGCTATGCCGTCTACCGCGTGACGCGGCCCGCGACGACCGTGCAGTCCGATGCCGGTCTGCCGCGTGCGGCCGACGCGGGTCGCGCTTCCTCGCCCGACGCGGCGGCGCCCAGGCCCGATGCGGAGGCGACGCGCCGGGCTGACGCGGCGGCTGTCGCGAGCGATGCGGCGGGGACGGTGCACGCCACGGCGCGCGCCACGGTGCGCATCAAGGCGGCCACGCTGACCATCGGTCGCGACGACGGCACCGAGCTCGAGCGGCCGAGCCACTCCTGCACCGTGGCCGACGTCGAGCTGGATCGCGCAGAGGTCTCGCAGGGGGCCTTCGCCACCTTCCTCGCCAGTCCGGCCGGCGCGCCGCTGCGCAAGGACAAGCGCTGGCGGGGCTTCAAACCCGCCGGCGAGGCCGCGCTTCGTTCGGTCACCCAGGTGACCTGGCGCGAGGCCGACCGCTACTGCCGGAGCCGCCCCGGGCGACGTTTGCCGACGGAGGCCGAGTGGGAGCTCGCCGCGCGCGAGCACGCCGCGGAGTTCACGAAGATCATCGGTGGCGTCGGGGAATGGGTGGCCGACAAGTTCGGCGCCTACACCAAGACCTGCGGCAAGCGGACCACGCCGCCGCCCAAGTTCCGCTACGGCGGGGCCTGGACCAAGCTGCGCGTCATCCGCGGCGGCAGCGACCGCGATCCGAAATCCCAACTGACCCCTACCCACCGCTTCGTATTTCTCGAGGACAAGGGCTTGCCGATGGTCGGTTTCCGGTGCGCCCACGACGTGAGGTGACAAGAGCATGCGAATCCTACACATCCCGGCCGTGCTCGCGGGCGCCCTCTTCGGCGCCACGGCGCACGCTCAACTCGCGCTTCCCACGGCCCCCGACAAGGGCGAAGGGATCGACGCCTACCTGAGCAAGACCATGAAGGGGGGCAAGGGGGCCAAGGGCTCCCCGGCCTCGCGCGTGGACGCGCTCAAGGCGCAGCTCGCCGCCATCGAGGAGCTGCGCAAGTGGGCCTCCACCAACCGCTACGACCTGCAGCAGATCTACAGCGACTCGCTGGCCAACCTCCAGCAGGCGCGCACCGCGATCTACCGCAGCAAGGGACAGGCCGCCCCCGCTTATACGGCCCCCACCGGCTTCGAGGTCGAGACCGCACGCCCGGATAACGGTTCCACCTATCCGACGAGCTCGGCCTACACGGTGGCGGTCGTGAACCCCGACGACTTCTACATCCACGTGCAGGCCTATTTCCCCGAGGAATGGGTCAAGGAGGCGCGCAACATCCGCATCGCCTGGTACCTCTTCGACGAGCGCTACCTGCCGATGGCCTCGCCCTACCAGAATCTCACCAAGGCCATGTACGTGGACGACTCGTACTCGGCGCCGGCGGCCTATCGCTCCACGCGCTACTCGCACCACGTGCAGGGTTTCGGCCTCGCCCCCGGGCGCTACTTCATCGCCGCGGTCTTCTCGAGCTACGACAAGGCCTACAGCCGCGAGACGCAGGTGAGCCTCGGGGTGATGCGCGTGAAGGACCCGCCGCTGCCGAGCGTGAAGGTCCAGCTCCCGCACTATCGCAACTGGTACCGCACCTACTCGAGCGAGATCGAGCTGACCGACGCCAAGGCGACCGTCGCGAAGGGCGGGGTCATCCAGCTCACCGGCGCCTTCACCCGCAAGAATTTTGCGAAGGACGTCGCCCCCGCCTACGTGGATGTGGTGGCCGAGTCCTCCTACACGAAGAAGGCGCTCCTGCGCGAGCGCCTGCCGATCAAGAGCGCCACGACCAAGCTCAAGCTGGCCATCAAGGGACACGGTCTTCCGGCGGGGAGCTACACGCTGCGACTCAACGTGTGCACCGAGCACATGGCGGGCACGACCTACAAGTACCTGACCGGTAGCCGCGGCGAGAAGCTGCTCCAGGTGACGATCCCATGACGATGCGAATGATCGTGAGAGGTGTGTCCGCTTCCGTCCTGTCCGTCGCGCTGCTCCTCGGGGGGGCGGCCGGCGCCCAGCCCAAGGCCGCCAAGCCCGCGAAGGGCGCCAAGGAGAAGGGGCCGTCGCCGACGCAAGAGGCCGAGGAGCTCCAGAAGAAGATCGACCAGGAGCTGCAGTGGTTCTTCTCCTATCAGGTGGAGGGGGCGACCTACCGCAGCCGGCTCAAGATCCTGCAGTCCGAGTGGCACAAGCTGTTCGGCGAGATGGGGACGAAGGAGAAGCCCAAGCAGGCCAAAACCCTGCCGCCGCCGCTCTCGGGCTTTCGCATCGACACGGTGAGCGCCAACGACGGACTGAGCGCGGAGACGGCGCAGACGACGACCGGTTGCAAGAAGCGGCGCGGCTGTCGCGTCTGGGTCTGGGTCTCCTTCGCCAAGGATCTGGTCACGAAGCAGGCCAAGTTCGAGATCTCCGCGGACCTCTCTTCGGCCACGGGGAGCTCGCGCTACGCCGTGCCGGCCAAGGAGCTCACCGCGCGCGAGGGGAGCATGGCCATCGATCTGGCGCTGGACCAGCTCTACA includes:
- a CDS encoding PilZ domain-containing protein, whose product is MALRASLALPPQERRQAERARICIAVRKRIGSRAVLCQASNISTRGMVLAQVSEGVEIEGEKCWLEFTLPGSEVLIAARGQILRSRRHERYELAAVRFTSLAPSHRRMIERYLDLGPNTTLPSPFGVV
- a CDS encoding protein kinase, which translates into the protein MSLMICPACHREFDQGYLKCPYDGTPLVDARSAAAHDPFIGRQLAGTYQLVRLLGMGGMGSVYEARHVRLDTAFAVKLLHPQLSLNEELIARFHREARSASQLKHPHILEVFDVNKTEDGIHYIIEEYLAGQPLADLLAAEPVLPVERGVAILVQVCDAMAAAHKKGIVHRDLKPENIFLVDDPVRPDFVKVLDFGIAKMQQEGAKQLTQTAQVMGTPDYISPEQAADSKAVDARSDIYSTGVVVYRVFTGRLPYEIENPMLALEAVKVQDPVPPRQRRPDLPAPIEAVIAKAMARNPADRFATMTDLRLALLAVPTQLGLHGGAIPQTMRHTPVPRTHVSGHGAARADATGPRDNVPTAPTAPGVPPGRTGPPWPDARITPGRMTPDFSGQLGARTGHDASARKKPPVALLSALLVLLGGGGYAVYRVTRPATTVQSDAGLPRAADAGRASSPDAAAPRPDAEATRRADAAAVASDAAGTVHATARATVRIKAATLTIGRDDGTELERPSHSCTVADVELDRAEVSQGAFATFLASPAGAPLRKDKRWRGFKPAGEAALRSVTQVTWREADRYCRSRPGRRLPTEAEWELAAREHAAEFTKIIGGVGEWVADKFGAYTKTCGKRTTPPPKFRYGGAWTKLRVIRGGSDRDPKSQLTPTHRFVFLEDKGLPMVGFRCAHDVR
- a CDS encoding RNA polymerase sigma factor, whose product is MAAYAQGDRRAFEALFSRLGPRVHGFFLRRFGSPAVADDLMQLTFLKVHRARAEYRTGEPVRPWVFTIAARVRVDELRRRGRRPERTGVADLEPRIDPADPPQLDAATALEHAEKAAQVRAALEGLPESQRVVVHLHRYEGMTFDEIAKLLGTTEGAVKLRAFRAYEQLRKRLAPLIAEREAV